In Mauremys reevesii isolate NIE-2019 linkage group 9, ASM1616193v1, whole genome shotgun sequence, the genomic stretch AGAATAAGGGCCCTACTCTGGAAGCTTTAATTAGGCAATTAATTAGACCACTCCTGTAAGGCCCACTTGTGTGAGCAGGGTTGGGCCCTAACGAGCTCCTTCCTCTAGCTTTATTGAGGTTATAACCATCCAATCCCTCCTGCAAAGTGAATGTTCCTGAGGTTCTGATGAGTGCAAGCTCAGGGCAGGCTGCTTCCTCTCTTCGGTTTGCGGTGATTGAAAGGGTTTCAGATGCGTAGTGTGTGGTCTCCATGTATGAGGGAAGGTGGCCTAGCTGTGACAACAGAGCCCTAGGAAGGCAGGCCCAGTGGGTTTAATTGTGGTGCTTCCAGAAACTGTGTCACAGGGGCCTGGCGTGTGCTCAGAAACCTAGCCCTGCTTCTCAGCAATGGTGTGATTGCTCCGTGGTGGAGGCCAGGTCCCTTGGGACAGGTACTGTGTTGTTATGCATCTGTACAGCATCCAGCCCATTGGGTCTTgacctttccagatgactgtacccctttcagaggTCTGATTTGTCTCGCGGACCCCCGAGTTTCACATCACTtagaaactacttgcttacaaactcAGACATAAAATACAAGAGTGTTACAGCACACTAGTGATGAAAATGGCTGACTGTCTCCTTTTTACcctatataataaaataaatcaattggaatatagaTATTGTCcgtacatttcagtgtatggtatataaagccatataaacaagtcactgtctgtatgaaattttactttgtacCAACTTGGCCAGtggagcctgttgtaaaactgggcaaatatctagataagttgatgtgccccctggaagagctctgtgtacccccaggggtacacgtacccctggctgagaaccactgaccttgCAGCGATCAAGAGGCAAGAACCAGCCTGGCAGCGAGATCTGTTTGACTGTGGCCTCGTCTCCCTCAGGAAGTGGTAATTAACTGTCGCCCGGGGCATTTCAGACTGGTCTAGACAAACTCCAAAGTCCAGAATAATTCCTTTGGGCTGAACTATCTCAGCCCCAAACTGACCATTTCTGAAAAAGTTGGTAAAATCCCAGGTGGGCGTTTTTGGAGGGATCGACTTGGGAGCAAGCCATGGGCAAGTAGGAGCATCAAGGCTGTCACCATGCGGCAGATCACAGCTACAGAGGGAATATGTCAGCAGTAATAGAAATCAGatcccctgctccaagcaatgcTGTCTGCTTAGCCTCACCATATACCTATTCTcatgagggagggggaaaatatCTAAACAGGTCAGTTGTATGAGACCCATTGCCTAGAAAGGAGCAATTCTGAGTCTATGCAATAGGGGGCACTGGGGCTAGCCAGTTCATTACAATATGTTTTCAgacatagaaccatagaaatgtagggctggaaggtacCCTGAAAAGTCCAACctcctggaccatccctgacaagtgtctgtccaacctgttcttaaaagcctccagtgatggggattccacaaactCCTTTGGTAGTCTGTTGTAGTGCATACTCTCTGTGCTTTGGTAACTCATGGACAAGTTATGCAGAAAACACCCCCTTTGCTGAAGGGGCTGTGCTGTTACAAGGAGATCAGATGTTTCGATCCATTGCTGCTAGAGGTAATAATTAGTCATTATTTGAAAAGGAAAGGCGTGGGTTTGAATAGGAAACATGAGATTGTACAGGCAGATGTCAAGCAAAGGCTGCCCGgcacacacaaaacacagcagCAATGTGCCGTAAGacactggaaaaaacaaacagtccCAGCCATTCAATCTGAACCATTCAAGGGAACTTCCCGCTGCAGTTAACTCCACTGCATTTGGAAAGTATAAGCAGTGATGCAAAAAAATGAAACACCCGACCTTTTACTGTttgcagcccctctctatggAGATAGGAGGAGCTGGTCAGTCAGTGGTACCATCTTTGACGCAACGCTAAGGTCTTGTCCATTTGTGGTTGCCAAAGATTCCCTGGCTCCTTTTGCAAGAGTCGGGGTGTGAACGTGCCCAGTGGCCAAACTCCAACCTGGGTAATATATTTGGCTTTCTTAAAATCCCTCTGCGGCTTCAGCTGGAGACAGTTTTTCACCTCCTATCCTCAGCTGTTGTTTAGCGCTGATGCAGTGCTCCACTCCAGAGATGGCTGAATTTCAGCAATGACTAAACCCGTTACACAAAGACTTTGAGACCCTTGTGGAGGCAAGGTGCCACGCACTGTACCCGCGAGATGTCATCATGATGCTAGTTGTATCAAGATAAACAAAAAAGGAAGCAGGATGTGAGCTTCTCAGAAGAAGAGAGTGTCAGAAGCTCGGCTGTTTGCCAGCCTCCTTTGGGACACCTGCAAGGAGCTGCTGATCAAAAGCAACAGCGGGCACAAGAAAAGAAACACTCCCACATGACAAATCAAGCTAGAGAAAATCGGGACCTTTGAAGTGTCATATAAGGGGTTTAGGTAGAAacccatgggccaaatcctgcccctGACGCTGGCCTCACCGGCCCAGCGGGTAGTGTGGAAAGAATCTGCATAAGGGGCGTGGGTGCAGTTGATGAAGTCCTGTACCCTGGCATGCAGAGGAAGCCATTCCCCTTGCAGGTGCAGGGTGGCCACAACAGCACAGAATGGACAtggctctctctcccctccctgttGGGGGAGAGGATTGGCCTGTTCCTCCTCCGAGCATACCCAGTTACTGAGGCTGCATGCAGGAGGGAGGATAGGGCCCTGTTAGAGAGAAGAACATATGACTAGCTGGTCCCTCCGTGAAGATATGGCCCCACGGTGACACTGTGCACTGCAGATGTGGGTCTACTTGCACCTTCTGGTGGCCTGCGGCATGGCAAGATGGAGCACGCAGCAGCAGTTCCCAACCATGCCAGTTTAATCAGACTAAGACTTCGGCTGCACCAAGCCCcttgtctccccctcctcccactccaTTCTCTTCTGCCCGTTCTAACCCGCCATGGAACCTGGGCATCTTTTGgaggcatttaaaattaaacaggaAAACCCCCTAGGGAATGCACTGCTGGGAACAATCCTGCACGGGGGGGAGGGTCATTGGGAAATGAGCTAAGAAATCTCTTTCTGTAATTCTCTCACTGGGCTGCTCCTAATGCTTGTGAGTGCATTTTACATGGGCATACGTGCTTCTTCAGCTTAAGCAGCTGAGGTTCATGCTTTTAACTCCAGAGGTCCTGCCTTCAGCCCTGCAGAGGATGCTGGCCGGGGTTGTTGGATGTGTCCACACTGGGTGTGCACAGACCAAAGGGGAAATATAAAGGCCTCTGAGTATCTCTTCCTGGCTCACTCCTTAGCAAGGAGTCCTATCTCACACCATCACCACTTCAGCCACATTCACTTCCTCTTGTATAAAAATAATCAaatgattcattttttaaaaaaagaaagtcgCGTGGAGCtgctaaaaaacaacaacaactaaaCAAGTTCCGATAAGGTACATTACGGCCTCGCATTTCCAGTAAAACAGGTATAGGCCTGTGTTGGGAGGAGGAGGTGTGATGGAAAAGTGAGCTACTTATTATCATGGTTTGTTCCTTAATTACCACATAACTTATCAGGCTTCCTACCTGAATCTCACCCTTTGAAGCCTAACCAACCCCTGATGGTTTCCTCCAAGGGTTCTGGGACTGCAAGTCAAAACGTTCTCTTCCTAGAGCCTTCCTCTGACTCAGTGTCCTGGCCTGGAGCAAGCCACTTaggccaacattttaaaacacGGGCTGCCTAAAGTTCGATCCATCTTAAGCCGCCGCCCCCGGGTGTGAGCATATGCACCTAAATGTACAGGGCAGGCAGCGTGTAAAGAATTGAAAGGAAAATGCCAGTAGGCAGGCGAGTTGTATAAATGTTGCCACAGTCACTGCACTCTCCCCTCCTGGTCGCCCTGCAGGCTGGCTCCTTCTTTCTGGGTTCTCCAAGGTTCCATTGATGTGCAATACCCTTGGAGGGTCCATCCTTTAAAAGCCGTATTTTATTGGTATGCTGTTTCCAAGACACTACCTCAGTCTAGAATATTTCTACCAGATGGTGGTTAACGTTTATTTCTTACAAGtctaatcctgcaaggtgctgagcgctGTAAATTCCTATGGAAATAGGTGGGAGCTAAATGCTCAGCACTATGGAGATTAGGCTCtaaggtctctctctctagcccCTCTGCGTATGGAATGGTCTGACATCCTGCCAGGCATCCCACATGGTTTCAGTGGCCCTACTTCGTTTAAGGTTTACAGTTATCCTACCCCATGATTCATGTGTAGAGGGAAAGCAGAGAAATTCCCCCTATTTCTACTTCATatgacccaggtctcctgactcccagccagaTACTCCCCATAGGTCTTTGCACTTCCAGTGCACTTCCCACACATCCTCCCAGCCCCCTTTATGAAGCAGGTAAATATGGAATCTTAGCCCAAAgggtctcaacctttttctttctgagcccccaccAACATTCTAcaaaaaactccacggcccacctgtgccacagtaACTGGTTTTCCGCATagaaaagccagggccggcgttagggagtagcaagcagggcaattgcccggggTTCCACGCCACAGGGGCCCCCTTGAAGCTCAGGCTTCAGTTTCAATCCCAGGTgacggggctcagggccccagtcttcagccccatgcggtgggcttcagctttctgccctgggccccagtgagtctaacgctggccctgtTTGGAGGCCCCCCTGTCCCTTGCACAAGGCCCcctagggggccccagacccctggttgagaaccactgtcttagacCCACTTCCCAGATGACGAAACATGAAGCACAGCGAGGGGATGGAGGCTGGGAAGGTCCAGCAGcctgtcagtgggagagctgggaatggaacctaggagtcctgacttaCAGGATGTGCTgccttcccccctccttcctccgaCCAGTCACGACTTCACGAGGAGGAAGATATGCTTATGTACCCACAACAAACTGCAGAGTAACTCCTCCTTGAGATGAGACAAGAAACAGATTTCTGATCTGCCAGATTATCATTTCCAGGTGATGCTTCACGCTGTagtgagagaggggaaaaaagcttaGAGTGGGTGTTTTGCATGTGAGTCTGCTGTGCAGCTTAACTGCAGCTCCCTGTAACCCACTTGGCTGTGAGATCATTTATCTTTAGACACTATTTGTGACTTCTTCACCATGGCTCACAGGCTGGCAAAGCAAAGGCTGCTATCATTGTTCTGTTCCTTCATAAGTAAGGTCCTGCATTTCCCTAGAGCATCTTTCACCCCACCAGATCCCATAGCAGAGAGCTCCCCTCATCAaccactgaagtgcagccccTCCTGTTCCCGGATGGAACAGGGGCAGCTGTTTCACAAAGCACAGCtctttaggacaggaagtaaagaaTAACACACTAGCTGAAATCGCACGAGGAACTTAAATAGGCAAAAGGCAGCTACCTGAGCTGGATTTTGGTCAAGACACCTGAGTCAGCACTTTTATTTTTGCCAGTAGCactatgggatctttaatgatcaCCAGCCCCACTTGCTATTTGTCCACAAGTGGGTCCTTCAACTCTTTAGCCCAAATATCTGCTTTTAAATGAATTTCATCACTACAAATTGTATCATGGGAAGGGATTTCTCTCCACTTCTCCTTCAGTCGTATGCATTTTGTTGCTGTTCACTGAATGCCCGCAGGCTTTGTCTGGGCCTAGACCACAGAAACTGTTTGTCAGTCACATCTCTTCCCAGCTGGCTGCAGGCTGCCATGCAGGAGGGTAACCCAAAAATGATACCCTGTCGCTATAGGGCATCTTCCTACTACATGGGCACGGAGGTCCCCTGTCCAGATGTGCATGCTCCTTCATAAGCACATGCCCCCTGTCCAGATGTGCATCCTCCCCCAAGCCCTGGGCCCGAGCCCGCCCATCCAGATGTGCATCCTTCCCCTGCCCTGGGCGTATGCCCCCTCCCTCCAGATGTGAgggcctcctcccccacacaagGGCGCGTGCCCCGCCTGCAGGAGCCAGCGCCCCTTCCCGCCACGCCCTGCTCCTGCCCGCGCACGCGGAGGGGCGCCCGGCACCGCAGGGacggcggggggggcggggcactTGCTCGCGCCGCTCCTCCGTCACGTGCAGGGGCCAGAGGCCGGAAGCGGAAGCGAATAGGGTCGGCGGGGCCGGTTGCTATGGTAACGCGGCGAGGCCGGGGCCATGGGGGAGCCGCTGGACCGGCGAGGCCCCGAGAACACGTACAGCCTGCGGCCGGCCTTCCAGCACAAGTGAGCGGCCCGGCCGGCTGCGAGGGGCGGGGAGGTGTTGGGGATGgagtggggtggctgggggatggggagcagtgAGGGCCCTAGGGGAGGTGTTGGGGATGGAGTGGGGTGGCTGGGGTAGCAGTGAGGGCCCTGGGGGAGGTGTtgggggatggagtggggagTGTGTGGGGCAGTGAGGGccctggggggggaggtgttgggggatggagtggagggtgtggggggcagtgagggccctaggggaggggaagcagtgagGGCCTAGGGGGGGACACGTTGGGGATGGAGTGGGTGgctgggaggggggatgggaagCAGTGAGGGCcctaggggtggggaggtgttggagtggggggaatggggagcagTGAGGGCCCCGGCAGGGGGGAAATCAAGGTTCTGGCTCTCAGATCTTCagtcctgtcccttcccccccccccacctccctgacCACCCTTTTTGTAGGTCCACAGGAAAGGTGGGAGGCGGACATTGCCCCCCAGTGGCTGTCCCCTCAGTActgtgtggggaagggaaggtgggTGTGGACCGTGACCCTTCTCCTCTATGCTTGGAGGTATGTGTAACAGGGTTGGCACCCCCCTCTCGGAAGTGCCCCCTTCTGGTTGGCTGTGTCTGCGTTCTTTAGGTCCAGAGACCCCTTTTGGTGGCTCTCAGGTGCAGTTtgggtgactcagccctccagccaagggACACTGCATGTTAGCCAGCCTAAACCCTTTCTGGGGTATACAGTCCATGGGGGCCTCTCTCTCTAGCCCCCCTTGGGCTTTAGTCTTTAAATAGGccagccctggtatggggccaTATCCCCAagacttcctccctggagacactaTCTTTCTGTAGCCTTCCTCAGGCCCAATCCCTGCCAGCAGACTTGGCTGTCCATGGTCCTGCTGCTTGGCCAAATCTGCAATCTGCTCTTCTCCTGCTCTATGCAGCAACTAACTGCTGTGCTGGTTTGCAGCtctttttatatggccctcctgggcccagattggctgcttccccctgcggccactctaggctgcttggagAACCTctctactgctcctttcctgggatggctgtggcagaaccctgaggtcTCCTGCAGGGGGCCTTTGGGCCTAGTCTACCCTGTCACAATATGACTATGATTCAATATTAGATTTTATTTGCCCATCTACCTGACTAGAATGTACAGTTGGTGGGTGTGTACAGTTTTGTGAGGTTGGTTAACTAGCTTCCACTTTTGCTGCTCTTTTCATGCATTTCTACTTGCCAAGAATGAAAGGTGAAATTTTCCAACATAGCTACATTTCATCCTGTACTGTGAACTTTCTGAGATttagtatttttttcccctgttagATTCCGATCTTCTGCAGTAAAAGAGTGCATCCATGCGATACTGAAAGAGAATCTAGCCAATGTGCAATACAACCCAGAGGAAACGCCAGAGCTCACACGGTCCTTATCAGAGACAATTAAAGATAGACTGAAAGGTAATGAGGATTGGTGGGGAAACTGCCTCTTTCCTTACTgaatttgttcttttctttttgcaaGTATTGATTCTCTCCTCTATTCTTTAAAACTCCTCATTCACAGATGACTGACCACAACCCAATATTATTTAATAAACTAGTATATATGTACATGGTGCTTCACGACTTGGTCTCAGCCCTCAGGATCTTAACATTTAATTCAGATCAATCTGATTACATATAGACTCACTGGTGAGAGAGATCAGCTTAGGAAGTATCATGGAAGAAATAGAATGCATGGAGCATGGGTAGCATGGAAGAAGGGGCATAACTGAGAGTTGGTAAGAGACATCAGGacctgattctgacctcacttCCATAAATGGAATCACTCCTGGTTTAGCctgatgtaaatgagatcagaatcaggtccaaagGCACCACCACACTGGGAATCAGACTCATTGGGAGCAGCTGAGCGAGAGGTAAGAGACTAGGGAGCAAGAGGCTGTGAGTCATGACATGGTCATGTACTGATGGCATGTTGCATCATGGCAGTGTTGTTTCAGAACACTGCTTTGCATCTTTTGGTTTCCAGAAGTTATTTCAGGACCCATTAAATGTTCCCCATGTCCAATTCTGGAATAACAACCCAGATGAGAGTCAGCATCATCATTTTGGGAATAGGGTTGTACTCCCTCGGCTGCCTGCCTTTGCAGCAAGAGAACCAAAATATCATGAGTTCCTGCATTAACAGTGTTTTAGATCTCCTTTACATATATGctaattttaaaatagattatGTAGCATATGTagtccaggggcagctctaggcatttcgccgccccaaacacggcaggcaggctgcgttcggcggcttgcctgcgggaggtccgctggtcccgcagctgtggcggacctcccgcagccgtgcctgcgggaggtccagaagccgcgggaccagcggaccctccgcaggctgcCTGCGGGAGgaccgccgaagccacgggaccagcggacttcccacaggcaagccaccgaaggcaccctgcctgccgcccccgcggcgccggcagagcgccccccgcggcttgccgccccaagcacgcacttggtgtgctggggcctggagccgcccctgatgtaGTCCGAGCTAATATACCCAGGACCTGATTTCAGTGCTTTATAAATATATACATGATGCCCTGAGGCAGGAGAGGCCCAATACAGCCCACAGGATTTTGCCTGACTTCTGTGTCTGCTGTCATCTTGAATAAGGAATGACACTGTGAGCACTACCAGATCTAGCATGTCACGCTGCATCTTGCAGCTGAGATACAAATGGAGTGTAGCATGCTGGAGTCTTGCCTTATTGAAGATAGAGGCACTGGCATTTTTGTTCTATTTTAAGAAAATTTGTTTTAGCTTTTGCATTTCTGGCGAGTTGCCAGTTTCACCCCCTCTACCAAATTGGGTATCACCCATACCCTGACGGTatctctttgctgttcttttggAATAGAGCCAGACAGTTTGTAGTCATGTAGCTCAGATCTATGCATGCTCCTGAGAGGCCTCTACTATTAAAACAGGAACCTTAAAGATACTAGTAATACATGGCAGAAACAGCAATAAATTTCCTCAAGATTAGaacaatttaaaataattcagattaCCTGAAACTTCTGGGTTTCATGTAACAGCCTCGCTTCTACTCTGaccctttgttttttttttaaccctggaaAGTTGTCTAATTGGCATGGTTGGTGTTGAATGTATCTGTTTGAGAGTCTTTCCTCTCCCTAGCCTGtgtttcaaaggtgctgagcacctgcaactcccatttaTTTGAATAGGATTCTGGTGCTTAACACTTATGAAAGTGAGGCCATTAGGCAGCTTATCCAGTGTACGCAGCATTCATTTCACTGCTCATTGGAAACTAAGGGT encodes the following:
- the DYNLT2B gene encoding dynein light chain Tctex-type protein 2B, which codes for MGEPLDRRGPENTYSLRPAFQHKFRSSAVKECIHAILKENLANVQYNPEETPELTRSLSETIKDRLKAEGFHRYKMVVQVVIGEQRGEGVNMAARCFWDADTDNYAQDVFMNDSLFCVVAAFGCFYY